Genomic segment of Deltaproteobacteria bacterium GWC2_65_14:
TCTCCTCCCCGATCGCCGACCGGGGTACGAGGATCGTCCCCTTCTTCGAGAACATCCAGTTCACGCAGCCGGTCTCGCCGAGGTTCCCGTTGTGCTTCGAGAGGAGGTGCCGGATCTCGGCCACCGTGCGGTTCCTGTTGTCGGTCAGGACCTTGACGAGCACGGCTACCCCGCTGGGGCCGTACCCCTCGTAGAGGAACTCCTCGTAGGAGACCCCATCCAGCTCGCCGGTCCCCTTCTTGATTGCCCGCGTGACGTTGTCGTTGGGCATGTTCACCGCGCGGGCCGCCTGGATGGCGGCGCGCAGCCGCGAGTTCCCCCCCGGGTCCCCCCCCCCGATCCTGGCGGAGGTGATCAGCTCCCGGGTGATCTTCGTGAAGGCCTTCCCCCGCTGGGCGTCGGCCTTCCCCTTCCTGTGCTTGATCGAGCTCCACTTGTTGTGGCCGGACATGGACGGAAAAACCTCCTGGGCGGGGACACTTCCAAGCGGGGACACTCCTTGTTTTCCGACGAAAAAACCCAGGAGTGTCCCCGCCCGTGCGGAGTGTCCCCGATCGATTATACAAAAAAAGCCCCTGCGCCGTTTCCGGTGCAAGGGCTCTGAAATCA
This window contains:
- a CDS encoding transcriptional regulator; its protein translation is MSGHNKWSSIKHRKGKADAQRGKAFTKITRELITSARIGGGDPGGNSRLRAAIQAARAVNMPNDNVTRAIKKGTGELDGVSYEEFLYEGYGPSGVAVLVKVLTDNRNRTVAEIRHLLSKHNGNLGETGCVNWMFSKKGTILVPRSAIGEEKLIELALELGADDVASDPESSEYEVRCDPESFDAVREGLKEKGVGIVSAEVAMVPQSTVHLEGKAADRMLRLMNALEECDDVQNVWANFDISDEAMEAFGG